TTTGCAGCAGTTTACGGATTACGGCAGCATCAGCGTCGGGATCGTCATGGGCGTCAGCAATGTGTCCATCGGCGTTACCTCTGTCGTGATCGGGATCTATGAGATACGGAAAATATGTAAGGAGTACGGGATCTCGTTCTGGGGGCGGGCGTAAGGATCACTGGGTCTGGAACTCCAAAGACAGGCCCTTCAGTACGATCCGGTAAATACCCGGCGGCAGTTCCCCATACATGGACATGGGGAGTGTCATACTCTGGCTCTCGCCTTTGGGAAGAAAATACCCCAGACAGTTAAAGCCCCAGTTACCCGGCACAGTTGGGATCTCATACCAGGAACCGTCAATCTGCGCCTGAATCTCAAAAAACTCGCCAAAGCTCCAGTCCTCTCCGTTCTCATTTGCAATGATGACCACCGCATTGTTTTCCTCCCACGCATCCAGCGTCATCGTAATGCCTTCCGGCGGATCAAGAGGCGCTGCCGCAACCAGATACCGGGTATTCCATTGATCTCCCGCCTGTGTAAAGATGCGGGCGCATGGAAAACTGGTAAAGGAAGGAAGCTCTCTTTCATCTTCCCACGGTTCCTGCTCTTCCAGACGTTCAAAATCAAAATCGAAACGGTACACTGCCCCGTCCTGTGCGATCCAGTATCCATTGGACCAGGCCGCAAGAATACTCCAGCCATCTTCCCGTCCAATCTCGATGCCATAGACCGGCAGTGTAACATCATCAACTGTCCAGTCCGCTGCCCTTTCTGCATCCACTCCATTGAAAGCATCCAGGATCTTCTGTTCTGTTTTGCTGTCGTAGATAGCGGAACTTTTCACCGTTTTCCCGTCAAAAGTAAAAAGAGTCATTGCGCTGGTCTCAGGGGATGCCTGCGCCAAAAGACTGTCCTCCGAGGTCCGGACTGCCGATGTGGCAAAATCCAGTACTGCTGACTGGGTCGTCCCCGGGTATGGCACTCCTTCTGTCATGGCTTTCTCTTCTGGTTCACTGTGCTCT
This portion of the Clostridium sp. AN503 genome encodes:
- a CDS encoding immunoglobulin-like domain-containing protein, which gives rise to MNRRKITMITALVLVVIMTGCSKTQRDTGENIPDTPAASESFIQEEHSEPEEKAMTEGVPYPGTTQSAVLDFATSAVRTSEDSLLAQASPETSAMTLFTFDGKTVKSSAIYDSKTEQKILDAFNGVDAERAADWTVDDVTLPVYGIEIGREDGWSILAAWSNGYWIAQDGAVYRFDFDFERLEEQEPWEDERELPSFTSFPCARIFTQAGDQWNTRYLVAAAPLDPPEGITMTLDAWEENNAVVIIANENGEDWSFGEFFEIQAQIDGSWYEIPTVPGNWGFNCLGYFLPKGESQSMTLPMSMYGELPPGIYRIVLKGLSLEFQTQ